Sequence from the Acetonema longum DSM 6540 genome:
AGCATCAGCGAAGGACTTGGCAAATGCCGGATTTTTCTTGTAGGCTTCGCCGTGTCTCAGGGCCGGCATATTCCGGACGATGTTTTTCCCTGCCTCGCTTTCACAGAAGGCAGGATTGCCTTTCGATAAAAAATACTCTATGCCTCCCGGAAAATCCAGATATGTGTTGCCAAATCCAAGGCCCGCGCCGCCGCCGATGCAGCCATGGGTCTTGCGGTCAAACACGGCGGTCCTTCCCTTGGCGGCTGCATTCAGCATGGACACAATACAGCCCCAGCGCCCTTCCTGAAATTGAATGGCAGCTGCCGGTTTCTCCGCGCCAAAGAGAATGGCTACTGGAGAATATCTTGTACCGATAGCTTGGGAAATCTTACTGTTCATGTTGCTTCACCTCTTCTTTTTTTGAATATAAAGCTTCAATCTTTTTGCCGGATTGGTTAAATTATACCATAGCACAAAGCCAATCAGCGTAATAGTATTGAATATTTGAAAAAAATCCAATTTATCCGGTGCGATTTAATATTTGATAAATTATGGTAGATAGGATATGATGAGATTAGCAATAAAGATTATTAACCAGGAGGGCTGAAAATGGAAAAATCATTTTTCACGGCGGTAAAGGCCAGAAGAAGTTATTATGGGATCAGTAAAGAAAGTGTCATTACGGAGGAGAGCCTGACAGAAATCGTGAACAATGCGGTACAGTACACTCCCTCCGCCTTCAATTCCCAAAGCGCCCGCGTCGTCCTGCTCCTCGGGGAACAACATACTAAGCTCTGGGACATGACTGAAAATGAGTTGAAGAAACTTGTGCCGGCTGATAAATTTGCCCCTACAGCGGAAAAAATCAATTCGTTCCGTAATGGCTGCGGTTCCGTACTCTTTTTTGAAGACCTGAGCGTAATTGAAGGCCTGCAGAGCCAGTTCCCTCTGTATAAAGCCAACTTTCCGATATGGTCCCACCATGCGTCCGGCATGTTGCAGCATGTGATCTGGGTTGGGCTGGAAGAGGCAGGATTGGGTGCTTCTTTGCAGCATTATAATCCACTCATCGACGCCGAAGTCAAACAGACCTGGCATAT
This genomic interval carries:
- a CDS encoding nitroreductase family protein yields the protein MEKSFFTAVKARRSYYGISKESVITEESLTEIVNNAVQYTPSAFNSQSARVVLLLGEQHTKLWDMTENELKKLVPADKFAPTAEKINSFRNGCGSVLFFEDLSVIEGLQSQFPLYKANFPIWSHHASGMLQHVIWVGLEEAGLGASLQHYNPLIDAEVKQTWHIPDKWQLIAQMPFGKPTAEPEAKDFQPLSDRVRIYK